From a single Pirellulales bacterium genomic region:
- the rpsE gene encoding 30S ribosomal protein S5: protein MDKVIKIKRCAAVVKGGRRFSFAAMVVVGNGRGKVGWGYGKANEVPPSVEKAVKDGSRSLVEIPIEGGTIPHAVKGHFGAGSVVLIPASPGTGLIAGAAVRSVCEAAGIHDLLTKCYGSTNPVNLVKATLDALKQLRTRHEVERLRGVSLT, encoded by the coding sequence ATCGACAAGGTAATCAAGATCAAGCGCTGCGCCGCGGTCGTGAAAGGAGGGCGGCGGTTCAGCTTCGCGGCCATGGTGGTGGTCGGCAACGGCCGGGGCAAGGTCGGCTGGGGCTACGGAAAGGCCAATGAAGTGCCGCCCAGCGTGGAAAAGGCCGTCAAAGACGGCAGCCGCAGCTTAGTCGAGATTCCGATCGAGGGGGGCACGATTCCACACGCGGTCAAGGGGCATTTTGGGGCGGGAAGCGTCGTGCTGATTCCTGCCAGTCCGGGCACGGGCCTGATTGCCGGGGCGGCCGTCCGCAGCGTCTGCGAAGCGGCCGGCATTCACGATTTGCTCACCAAGTGCTACGGCTCGACCAACCCGGTTAATTTGGTCAAGGCCACACTCGACGCCCTCAAGCAATTGCGCACTCGCCACGAAGTCGAGCGGTTGCGGGGAGTTTCGCTGACATGA
- the rplR gene encoding 50S ribosomal protein L18 has product MNHQKAIAHQRLRRGFRVSKRIRGTSERPRLCVFRTHRHIYAQVIDDTAGRTLVSASTSDKQLRESVKYGGNKGAAEAVGKAVAERAVAAGVTKVCFDRRSFQFHGRVAALAEAARKSGLSF; this is encoded by the coding sequence ATGAACCATCAAAAGGCCATTGCCCATCAGAGGCTGCGTCGGGGCTTCCGCGTCAGCAAGCGCATTCGCGGAACGTCCGAGCGCCCCCGGCTCTGCGTATTCCGCACCCATCGGCACATCTATGCCCAGGTAATCGACGATACGGCCGGACGCACTTTGGTTTCCGCCAGCACCAGCGACAAACAATTGCGAGAGTCGGTGAAGTATGGCGGCAATAAGGGCGCTGCCGAGGCGGTCGGCAAGGCGGTCGCCGAGCGTGCGGTCGCGGCCGGAGTGACTAAGGTCTGCTTCGACCGCCGCTCGTTCCAGTTTCACGGCCGCGTGGCCGCGCTGGCCGAAGCCGCCCGCAAATCGGGCCTCAGCTTTTGA